A stretch of DNA from Candidatus Chlorohelix allophototropha:
CTAAGGCAGATGTTGGAGATATGCCACAAGCAGCGGGATGAAAAAGGCGAGATGTTGGAGGTGATATTTCACTTCCTGGTGGAAGGAGGGAAGTGGCGGATGGTAGTGCCTGAACAGGAGCAGGGTCACACCTATTGCCGTCCGGTAGGTCGGGGGGAAGAGAGCTACCGGCAGGCACTGCTGGAAATTCATTCTCACCACCATTTTCCAGCTTATTTTTCAGAGACTGACGACCTGGATGAGCAGGGGGGCTTCCGTTTCCTGGGGGTTATAGGCGACCTTTTCGATAAACCCCAGATCCGGCTAAGGTTGGGGATTTACGGCCATTTTATCCCGCTCCCGGCGACATTTCTATTAGCTCTACCGGAAGGATTGGAAGATGCCCTATCAGGGGAGAATGTTAACTTGCCGGTTAATAGACCGGGAAGCGTTGGAAATGCTGTTACCA
This window harbors:
- a CDS encoding Mov34/MPN/PAD-1 family protein, whose protein sequence is MLDYLIYRGGVLPPLNCALRYVLAGNGLLLQAWREHINVLVVLASYTVRGLPPLEPYLSTDLPRISPELLRQMLEICHKQRDEKGEMLEVIFHFLVEGGKWRMVVPEQEQGHTYCRPVGRGEESYRQALLEIHSHHHFPAYFSETDDLDEQGGFRFLGVIGDLFDKPQIRLRLGIYGHFIPLPATFLLALPEGLEDALSGENVNLPVNRPGSVGNAVTNRLWPIQRWSKIWKGWTGSGKGQRCYEVRTGGADDAL